In Ignavibacteria bacterium, one genomic interval encodes:
- a CDS encoding YjbQ family protein, with amino-acid sequence MKVITDNIEFSTKGDADMIDITQEIQEIITKSGFAEGNVLVFAVGSTAGLTTIEYEPGLKRDIPEFFEKIIPSGKRYYHDDTWGDGNGHSHLRASLLGPSIQIPFKDKHLLLGTWQQIVYVDFDNHPRQRRAIVQIIGE; translated from the coding sequence ATGAAAGTTATTACAGATAACATTGAATTTTCGACAAAAGGTGATGCTGATATGATTGACATCACACAGGAGATTCAGGAAATTATTACAAAATCTGGCTTTGCAGAAGGCAATGTTCTCGTTTTCGCAGTCGGTTCGACCGCTGGCTTAACGACAATCGAATATGAGCCAGGTTTGAAGCGGGATATACCGGAATTCTTCGAAAAAATTATCCCTTCAGGTAAACGTTATTATCACGATGACACTTGGGGAGATGGGAACGGACATTCACATCTCAGAGCTTCACTTCTTGGTCCTTCGATACAAATCCCTTTTAAAGACAAACATCTGCTGCTAGGAACTTGGCAGCAAATCGTATACGTAGATTTTGATAACCATCCACGTCAAAGACGAGCAATCGTTCAAATTATAGGAGAATAA
- a CDS encoding DUF1460 domain-containing protein produces the protein MKIWSILFSAILLAVISCAPTKEILEDREIHEIILTQEQIDAAIKADLELDLLRRLIYNPIYKYSPREVDDYLKYLHFYEPDLRKRIQLIAKKNIGQKYEMYLLGEYPFEIYDDQPLYCLDRSDCVVFSEHTYAMAFSNNWKTFFAMLQRIRYKDGIISYTTRNHYTEADWDVNNSWFLKDITDEIAQGKSIQVMSKIDRAAFFKKYNIGQNVPVENLIWSYIPAEEIPNVLHHLKTGDFVNVVRGFSPTDVYVGHTGIISVEEDGTVNFIHSTDPEVKIQTLMNYQEASLSLNEKRIIENEVVNKKNEEIKKYNLELRIKNNGLPHPNEKKLLAKKPYFYGFKFLRLRENVWENLRAIDGPNAPKVTIYGTLD, from the coding sequence ATGAAAATCTGGTCCATTTTATTCAGTGCTATACTATTAGCTGTAATCAGCTGCGCACCTACTAAAGAAATACTTGAAGATAGAGAAATTCACGAAATAATTTTAACGCAAGAACAAATCGACGCAGCCATAAAAGCTGACTTGGAGTTAGATCTTCTTCGTAGATTAATTTATAATCCGATTTACAAGTACTCGCCCAGGGAAGTAGATGATTATTTAAAATATCTTCACTTCTATGAACCCGACCTAAGAAAACGAATTCAGCTTATTGCTAAAAAAAATATTGGACAAAAATATGAAATGTATCTCTTAGGCGAATACCCATTTGAAATTTATGACGATCAGCCGTTGTACTGCTTAGATAGAAGCGATTGTGTCGTTTTCAGTGAACACACTTATGCTATGGCATTCTCGAATAATTGGAAAACTTTTTTTGCAATGCTTCAGCGCATTCGATATAAAGATGGAATAATTTCTTACACAACTCGTAATCATTATACAGAAGCAGATTGGGACGTCAATAATTCTTGGTTCTTGAAAGATATCACAGATGAAATTGCACAAGGTAAATCAATTCAAGTTATGAGTAAAATCGATCGTGCGGCATTTTTCAAAAAGTATAACATCGGTCAAAATGTTCCGGTTGAAAATCTTATTTGGTCATACATTCCCGCTGAAGAAATTCCAAATGTTTTACATCACTTAAAAACTGGTGATTTCGTTAATGTCGTTCGCGGTTTCAGTCCAACGGATGTTTATGTCGGACATACTGGAATAATTTCAGTTGAAGAAGATGGAACGGTTAATTTTATTCACTCAACAGACCCGGAAGTTAAAATTCAAACCTTGATGAATTATCAGGAAGCTTCTTTAAGTTTGAATGAAAAAAGAATAATCGAAAACGAAGTGGTTAACAAAAAAAATGAGGAGATAAAAAAATATAATCTTGAACTTCGAATAAAAAATAATGGTCTGCCGCATCCAAATGAAAAAAAACTACTTGCAAAGAAACCATATTTTTACGGATTCAAATTTTTACGATTGAGAGAAAACGTTTGGGAAAATTTGCGTGCAATCGATGGACCGAATGCACCAAAAGTAACAATTTATGGTACGCTAGATTGA
- a CDS encoding threonylcarbamoyl-AMP synthase, protein MQVLNIHPENPQLRFINRAIEVLKDGGLIIYPTDTVYGLGCDIFHKQALERVYHIKKDLEKKPPSFICSDLKDIAKYAKISTVVYRTMRHALPGAYTFILPAAREVPKKLWSKRKSVGIRIPDNLISQLLAKELGTPIVSTSVTDANGEILNDEDSIKKYYGNIVDLMLYSGPIGLNPSTIVDYTDDTPEVIREGAGDISVFK, encoded by the coding sequence ATGCAGGTACTTAATATCCATCCAGAAAATCCACAACTTAGATTTATTAATCGTGCAATCGAAGTCCTAAAAGATGGAGGATTAATCATTTATCCTACCGATACCGTCTATGGTTTGGGGTGTGATATATTTCACAAACAAGCACTTGAACGGGTTTATCACATCAAAAAAGATTTGGAAAAAAAACCGCCAAGTTTTATTTGTTCAGACTTAAAAGATATTGCCAAGTATGCGAAAATCTCTACTGTTGTTTATCGAACAATGCGCCATGCTTTGCCAGGTGCCTATACTTTCATTCTTCCTGCTGCGAGAGAAGTCCCAAAAAAATTGTGGAGTAAAAGAAAGTCTGTTGGAATAAGAATTCCCGATAATCTTATTTCACAATTACTTGCCAAGGAACTTGGTACACCAATTGTGAGCACAAGCGTTACCGATGCAAATGGTGAAATATTAAATGACGAAGACTCGATCAAAAAATATTATGGCAATATAGTTGACTTGATGCTTTACTCAGGCCCGATTGGACTTAATCCATCCACGATTGTCGATTATACCGATGACACTCCTGAAGTAATTCGTGAAGGTGCAGGAGACATCTCAGTTTTTAAATGA
- a CDS encoding T9SS type A sorting domain-containing protein: MLSKMNSLKAYCYTRNKYFVGLFLVILTFVFVKDLNGWGSTGHSIINRKTTIYFPISMEAFKSWAEYLALHASDADYRKGSDPSEGPKHYIDIDNYSEFFAGNMPTSFDTLVARYGLTFVMDQGILPWATVTTFDSLTKAFQGKDWERAKLFAADLGHYVGDAHQPLHITRNYDGQFTNQRGIHSRYETQMINRYQGMITFLVDSVTNVSSPLDFVFNYIFNSYSYLDDVLRADSIAKAAAGNTTSEYYYSLFWDYSNTYTVELFRLASRNLASLIYSAWLKAGSPVLPASLVEDFTTVPKTFTLYQNFPNPFNYSTQIRYYIPKELSNEFVLIKVTDTLGREVTTLVSEPKSEGFQQIEFDAAFHKLTSGIYTYQIQVGSYSESKKMNYVK; this comes from the coding sequence ATGCTGAGTAAAATGAATTCGCTTAAAGCGTACTGCTATACAAGAAATAAATATTTTGTTGGATTATTTTTAGTAATACTGACTTTTGTTTTTGTCAAAGACCTAAATGGCTGGGGAAGTACAGGTCACTCAATCATAAACCGAAAAACCACGATTTACTTCCCAATTAGTATGGAAGCATTTAAGTCTTGGGCTGAATATTTAGCACTTCATGCTTCTGATGCTGATTACCGAAAAGGAAGCGATCCATCAGAAGGACCGAAACACTATATCGATATTGATAATTATTCCGAATTCTTTGCTGGAAATATGCCAACAAGTTTTGATACACTTGTAGCAAGATATGGTTTGACTTTTGTTATGGATCAAGGAATATTACCTTGGGCTACAGTAACAACATTCGATTCTTTGACAAAAGCTTTTCAAGGAAAGGATTGGGAAAGAGCAAAACTATTTGCTGCAGATCTCGGTCATTACGTCGGCGATGCACATCAACCTCTGCACATTACGAGAAATTACGATGGACAATTCACGAATCAAAGAGGGATCCATTCACGCTATGAAACTCAAATGATCAACCGATATCAAGGGATGATCACTTTTTTAGTTGACTCAGTAACAAATGTCTCTAGTCCATTGGATTTTGTTTTCAATTATATTTTTAATTCTTATTCATATCTGGATGATGTGCTTCGAGCGGACAGCATTGCCAAAGCCGCAGCTGGAAATACTACAAGTGAATATTACTACTCACTTTTTTGGGATTATTCGAACACTTATACTGTCGAACTTTTCCGATTAGCATCACGAAATCTCGCTTCCTTGATTTATTCTGCTTGGTTAAAAGCCGGAAGTCCAGTATTGCCAGCTTCATTGGTTGAGGATTTTACTACCGTTCCAAAAACTTTCACGTTATATCAAAATTTTCCGAATCCATTTAATTACTCAACGCAGATACGATATTACATTCCAAAAGAGTTAAGTAATGAGTTCGTTCTCATAAAAGTTACTGATACACTCGGAAGAGAGGTTACAACTCTTGTAAGCGAGCCAAAGTCAGAAGGATTTCAACAAATTGAATTCGATGCGGCATTCCACAAACTGACTTCAGGAATTTATACATATCAAATTCAAGTCGGAAGCTACAGCGAATCTAAAAAGATGAATTATGTGAAGTAA